The following is a genomic window from Parabacteroides johnsonii DSM 18315.
TACCTGCCTGATCACACTGGTTGCCACCATTGCCCGACAGATACGGAACATTTTCTCCCAGACAGAACGCAAGATATGGCCAGTGCTCGTTCTTGTCGTGGGAAGCCTCTGCATCATCTGGGGACTGATCCTGATACTGGGCACGGCAAATATGTCGCTTGGCTCGACCGGTTACATCATGATCGGCTTGGGATTGGTATGCTACAGTATTTCCAGCAAGGTAATATTGCTGTCGAAGATATGGCGGCATGAGTTCAAACTATCCAACCGTATCCCGCTGATTCCCATCTTTACGGCGTTGACTTGCTTATTCCTGTCGGCTTTCCTATTCGAGATAGGTTCCGTTCACGGATACTATTTCGTTCCGGCACGCGTGCTGGCAGGATTGGGAGGTATCTGTTTCACGCTTTTCTCCATCGTAAGTATTTTGGAAAGCGGAACTTCTTCACATTAGGACAGGCGGAATTAAAAAATGACAAAGCCCCACCAATGATGGTCGGCTTTTTTTAAACATAGTAACAGGTCTCCTTGTTATTCTTTCATATTTTAAACAACTGAGAATATGAAAACAAGGAAATTAATAGGATTACTTTTCATCCTCCCGTTACTGGCTGCCTGCACAGGTAACAAACAATCCGACGAAACGGCGCAAACAGAAACCTTTACGAAAGATACGATTCCGACCGGTCCGAATATCTTTTATTTCAACGGCGACTTCACCTATTATGCCGATGCCGCCACATTGAAAGACTGCATCAGCGGAGCCATCCTTCCGGTAGCTATGAAAGGCGAATATCTCAAAGTCGAAAAGAAATACCAAGAGATGAAACCGAGAGAGACGGAGGCCATCAATTGCGGCGTAATGGGCTATTTGATCCCCAAAGAAACAGATGAGGAAGGTCCTGATATGCAACTCCTGATTACCGGACTGGTCGGATTTGACCGGACAGTTTCCTGTAATCCGGAGAACATTATCACCGATGCCGTCTACGCCACTTATCATCCGGACGAGAAAGAGGCTCAAACAAAGACCTCCATTACCTTTGACAACGATTACACATTCCAGTGCACAACCTATCAATTATCACCCGTTAAGCTCGTTAGTGACTACAAGGGACACTGGTTCCGTACGGCGAAAGACAACATCGTACTGCTGGTTAACGGTGAAGTCCTATACGAAGGGACAATCGATTACAGCAATATGAACCTCATCCTTCAAAACGACGACGAAAAAGAGGTGGTCTTCAAGAAAAAAGCCTGAATTATAGCTTTGCCGTAATTCAGACTCCTTTTATTTATTGATGTTCCTGCCGCAGCAGATCATTTACCGTCTTAACCGGATTGAAGGTTTCGATAGGCACTTCGACAAAGATTGTATTCCAGTCGCTCATCGCACCATTCCACAAACCAGGTAACTCCAACGCTTTCAATTCGCGACCGTCCTTACTTTTATAAGAGATAAAACCGGTATTCTTGTCCACATAATCTGGCAGGTTGAACCTCTCACCTTTATAATTCTTCAACGCACAAACCAGGTCTACCGGGTTGAAGTGCGTACCCTTTTCGAACATCGCTTTCTTTTCAGGGTCCTTCAAATCGATTTGCGAACTTTCGAGAATCTGCAGAGAGACAGTTCCGTCCGGATTGACAGCGAGGAACGGACCACCGCCCGGTTCACCGACATTCTTCACCATACCACAGACACGCAACGGACGGTTCAGCTTACTCTTAATATAAAGGATCAACTCGGCATCTTCCAACAACTTCGTTTCCGGATTCTTCACACACAGCTCTTCCTGCAGGAAGTGAATCATCTCTTCCACCTGGTCATGCGAATACTTTCCGCTGTCGATCAGCTCCAGATAGTTGAAAATACGTTCCTGCAAAGAAACCAGCACACCGGCGATCACCTTTTTGAAGATGACAGTCGAACATTTGAAGCTATCCGGAACCACATTGTCAATGTTCTTGACAAACACCACATCGGCATCCACATCGTTCAGGTTTTCGATCAAAGCTCCGTGGCCACCCGGACGAAACAACAGATTACCGCTCTTATCGCGGAACGGATTGTTGTTCATATCGGCAGCAATCGTATCGGTACTCGGTTTCTGCACGCTGAAAGAAATATCGTATTTGACTGAGAATTTCTCTTCATAATCTCCCGCCTTTGCAGCAACCAACTGTTCGAACAATGCCTTATGTTCAGGCGACACAGTGAAATGTATATTCACTTCGCCGGCATTGTTCTTCGCATACATCGCACCTTCGGCCAAATGCTCTTCCATAGCCGCGCGGGCTGTCTGCGGATAAGAATGAAAAAGCAACAGACCTTTCGGGAGTTGTCCATAGTTCAGTCCTTTTGG
Proteins encoded in this region:
- a CDS encoding DUF4301 family protein, whose protein sequence is MLNAKDLELLAAKGIGEKQIEEQLACFVKGFPFLEITASASVEKGIMVIPQEKQATYMDAWDAYLAKNKKIVKFVPASGAASRMFKNLYEFLSADYNEPQNAFEKKFFDDIRKFAFYDALNQACIENEAKDIPALVALGEYKAVVANLLEPKGLNYGQLPKGLLLFHSYPQTARAAMEEHLAEGAMYAKNNAGEVNIHFTVSPEHKALFEQLVAAKAGDYEEKFSVKYDISFSVQKPSTDTIAADMNNNPFRDKSGNLLFRPGGHGALIENLNDVDADVVFVKNIDNVVPDSFKCSTVIFKKVIAGVLVSLQERIFNYLELIDSGKYSHDQVEEMIHFLQEELCVKNPETKLLEDAELILYIKSKLNRPLRVCGMVKNVGEPGGGPFLAVNPDGTVSLQILESSQIDLKDPEKKAMFEKGTHFNPVDLVCALKNYKGERFNLPDYVDKNTGFISYKSKDGRELKALELPGLWNGAMSDWNTIFVEVPIETFNPVKTVNDLLRQEHQ